The Bernardetia litoralis DSM 6794 genome includes a window with the following:
- a CDS encoding succinate dehydrogenase/fumarate reductase iron-sulfur subunit, producing MAEQHNSYTIKVWRQANAKAKGEFKNYKLDGVSTDMSFLEMMDMLNETIVHKGEDPVSFDHDCREGICGSCSMYINGHPHGMLEGVTTCQLHMRSFPNNTTITIEPWRAAAFPIIKDLTVDRTAFDKIIQSGGYVSINTGNARDANEMPIPKEIADEAFEAAACIGCGACVAACKNASAMLFVSAKVSQLALLPQGKAEAKKRAENMIAQMDEEGFGSCTNTGACSAECPKLIGQEHIARLNREHLTAKVSSNFVK from the coding sequence ATGGCAGAACAACATAATTCATATACAATAAAAGTTTGGAGACAAGCCAATGCAAAAGCAAAAGGCGAGTTCAAAAATTATAAATTAGACGGTGTTTCGACAGACATGTCATTCTTAGAAATGATGGATATGCTAAACGAAACTATTGTACACAAAGGCGAAGATCCTGTAAGTTTTGACCACGATTGTCGTGAAGGAATTTGTGGCTCTTGTTCAATGTACATCAATGGACATCCACACGGAATGCTTGAAGGTGTAACTACTTGTCAGTTGCATATGCGTTCTTTTCCAAACAACACAACTATCACAATTGAGCCTTGGAGAGCAGCAGCTTTTCCAATCATTAAAGATTTGACTGTTGATAGAACAGCATTTGATAAAATCATTCAATCAGGAGGTTATGTTTCTATAAATACAGGAAATGCTCGTGATGCAAATGAGATGCCGATTCCTAAAGAAATTGCTGATGAGGCATTTGAGGCAGCAGCTTGTATTGGTTGTGGAGCTTGTGTGGCAGCATGTAAAAATGCTTCTGCAATGCTTTTTGTTTCGGCTAAAGTTTCTCAGCTTGCACTTCTTCCACAAGGAAAAGCAGAAGCTAAAAAACGTGCCGAAAATATGATTGCTCAAATGGATGAAGAAGGTTTTGGCTCATGTACCAACACAGGTGCATGTTCAGCTGAATGCCCTAAACTTATTGGACAAGAACATATTGCTCGCTTGAATAGAGAACACTTGACTGCAAAGGTATCTTCTAATTTTGTGAAATAG
- a CDS encoding fumarate reductase/succinate dehydrogenase flavoprotein subunit, which translates to MSELNSKIPEGSIGEKWDKHKFNIRLVNPANKRKYTIIVVGTGLAGAAAAASLAELGYNVKAFTFHDSPRRAHSIAAQGGINAAKNYQNDGDSVYRLFYDTVKGGDYRSREGNVHRLAQVSVNIIDQCVAQGVPFAREYGGMLDNRSFGGALVSRTFYAKGQTGQQLLLGAYSALSRQVATGKVEMFTRSEMLDLVKIDGKARGIITRNLLTGEIESHAGHAVLLCTGGYSNVFFLSTNAMACNATAAWRAHKKGAYFANPCYTQIHPTCIPVSGDHQSKLTLMSESLRNDGRVWVPRNPEDKKKNPSEIADKDRFYYLEEKYPTFGNLVPRDVASRNAKYVCDEGLGVGATGKAVYLDFRDAIKRDGQSRVEDKYGNLFDMYKQITNEDPYKVPMKIYPAPHYTMGGLWVDYNLMTNVDGLYALGEANFSDHGSNRLGASALMQGLADGYFVAPYTVGDFLATQPYEIEDTSHEEFTKAKNAVEDRIKKVLSIGGTQTPDEIHKKLGRIMWDHCGMSRNADGLKLARTEVQKLREEFWKDIKVVGTDNQLNAELEKALRIADFLELGELMIIDALDRNESCGGHFREEYEINGEAKRDDENYSYVAAWEYPHENPMEHMKGDPILHKEELVFENVKLTQRSYK; encoded by the coding sequence ATGTCAGAACTTAATTCAAAAATCCCTGAAGGCTCAATCGGCGAAAAATGGGACAAACATAAATTTAATATTCGCCTCGTAAACCCAGCCAACAAACGTAAATATACGATTATTGTTGTCGGAACTGGTCTTGCAGGTGCAGCAGCAGCAGCTTCTTTAGCAGAGCTTGGCTACAATGTAAAAGCATTTACTTTCCATGATAGCCCAAGAAGAGCTCACTCTATTGCAGCACAAGGAGGTATCAATGCAGCCAAAAATTATCAAAATGATGGTGATAGTGTTTATCGTTTATTTTATGATACTGTAAAAGGTGGTGATTATCGTTCAAGAGAAGGAAATGTACACCGTTTGGCGCAAGTAAGTGTAAATATTATTGACCAATGTGTAGCTCAAGGTGTTCCTTTTGCTCGTGAATATGGTGGAATGTTAGATAACCGTTCTTTTGGTGGAGCTTTGGTTTCACGTACTTTTTATGCAAAAGGACAAACGGGGCAGCAGCTTCTTTTGGGTGCTTATTCTGCTCTTAGTCGTCAAGTAGCGACAGGAAAAGTAGAAATGTTTACTCGTTCAGAAATGCTTGACCTTGTAAAAATTGATGGAAAAGCGAGAGGAATTATTACTCGTAATCTATTAACTGGAGAAATTGAATCTCACGCTGGGCATGCAGTTTTGCTTTGTACTGGTGGGTATTCAAATGTATTTTTTCTTTCTACAAATGCAATGGCGTGTAATGCTACGGCTGCTTGGAGAGCGCACAAAAAAGGTGCTTACTTTGCAAATCCATGTTATACACAAATTCACCCAACTTGTATTCCTGTTTCTGGTGACCACCAATCAAAACTTACGTTGATGTCTGAATCTCTTCGTAATGATGGACGTGTTTGGGTACCTCGTAATCCTGAAGACAAAAAGAAAAACCCTTCTGAAATTGCAGACAAAGACCGTTTCTATTATTTAGAAGAAAAATATCCAACATTTGGTAATCTTGTGCCTCGTGATGTGGCTTCAAGAAATGCAAAATATGTGTGTGATGAAGGTTTGGGAGTGGGAGCAACAGGAAAAGCTGTTTATCTTGATTTTAGAGATGCAATCAAAAGAGATGGACAAAGCAGAGTAGAAGATAAATATGGTAACTTGTTTGATATGTACAAGCAAATCACAAATGAAGACCCATACAAAGTACCAATGAAAATTTATCCAGCACCACATTATACAATGGGTGGACTTTGGGTAGATTACAACCTTATGACAAATGTAGATGGGCTTTATGCGCTTGGAGAAGCTAATTTCTCTGACCACGGTTCAAACCGTTTGGGAGCAAGTGCATTGATGCAAGGTTTGGCTGATGGTTATTTTGTTGCACCTTATACAGTAGGTGATTTCTTGGCTACTCAACCTTATGAAATTGAAGATACTTCGCACGAAGAATTTACAAAAGCAAAAAATGCAGTAGAAGACAGAATCAAAAAAGTATTGAGTATTGGTGGAACTCAAACACCTGACGAAATCCATAAAAAATTAGGTCGTATAATGTGGGATCATTGTGGAATGTCAAGAAATGCTGATGGTTTGAAACTTGCTCGTACAGAAGTTCAAAAATTACGTGAAGAGTTTTGGAAAGACATAAAAGTAGTAGGAACTGATAATCAACTCAATGCAGAACTTGAAAAAGCTCTTCGTATTGCTGATTTCTTGGAACTTGGCGAACTTATGATTATTGATGCACTTGATAGAAATGAATCTTGTGGTGGACACTTTAGAGAAGAATACGAAATCAATGGTGAGGCAAAACGTGATGATGAAAATTATTCGTATGTAGCTGCTTGGGAATATCCTCATGAAAATCCAATGGAACACATGAAAGGCGACCCAATATTACATAAAGAAGAATTGGTATTCGAAAATGTCAAACTTACTCAACGTAGTTACAAATAA
- a CDS encoding succinate dehydrogenase cytochrome b subunit: MNWIIRTLTSSVGKKVLMSLTGLFLVSFLIIHMVGNFQLLIPNIESASAKFNVYAVFMTTFPLIKATSYLLYGSIILHALVALFLTLKNKKARPTGYAIAGSAEKSWASRNMGILGSILLFFIILHMGQFWFQYHFGNAHPVMEIDGMAYKNLYALVATTFSVWWFSILYLVSMLAVGFHLWHGFQSGFQTLGLNHVKYTPLISFVSKALAIFFVVGFSSMPLAMMGYFGVSNNLDEAAAVVMNKSVKEGVEWKMANWSDLKADTKWEDVKVITAE, translated from the coding sequence ATGAATTGGATTATACGCACCCTGACAAGCAGCGTAGGCAAAAAAGTTCTGATGTCGCTTACAGGGTTATTCTTAGTTTCTTTCCTGATTATTCACATGGTCGGAAATTTTCAATTACTCATCCCAAATATTGAAAGTGCAAGTGCAAAGTTTAATGTTTATGCTGTCTTTATGACAACATTTCCTCTCATTAAAGCTACTTCTTATTTGCTCTATGGTTCTATTATTCTTCATGCTTTAGTAGCTCTTTTTCTTACGTTAAAGAACAAAAAAGCTCGTCCGACAGGATATGCAATTGCTGGAAGTGCCGAAAAATCTTGGGCTTCTCGTAATATGGGTATTTTAGGCTCAATTTTGTTGTTTTTTATTATCCTACACATGGGACAATTTTGGTTTCAATATCATTTTGGTAACGCACACCCTGTGATGGAAATAGATGGAATGGCTTACAAAAACTTATATGCACTTGTTGCTACTACTTTTTCAGTTTGGTGGTTCTCTATTTTATATCTTGTAAGTATGTTGGCAGTAGGGTTTCACTTATGGCATGGTTTCCAAAGTGGTTTCCAAACACTTGGTCTTAACCATGTAAAATATACACCACTTATTTCATTTGTAAGTAAAGCCTTAGCAATATTCTTTGTCGTTGGTTTTTCTAGTATGCCTTTAGCTATGATGGGATATTTTGGAGTATCAAATAACCTTGATGAAGCAGCAGCAGTAGTTATGAACAAATCTGTTAAAGAAGGTGTAGAATGGAAAATGGCTAACTGGTCAGATTTAAAAGCTGATACAAAATGGGAAGATGTAAAAGTTATTACAGCAGAATAA